One part of the Caproiciproducens sp. CPB-2 genome encodes these proteins:
- a CDS encoding MarR family winged helix-turn-helix transcriptional regulator: protein MNNEYSQINNFLVKVFNEVLRTEEASLKTKESHNLSMREMHVIEAVCDGTQEGKNTASDIACSQGITAGTLTTTINTLVKKGFVQRQQDQRDKRVVRILPTEKGKSVNEVHSSFHHKMVSAIMSAMTEDELAMFVKGLAAVKNFFESNKK, encoded by the coding sequence TTGAATAACGAATACTCCCAGATCAATAATTTCCTTGTAAAAGTATTTAACGAGGTCCTGAGAACGGAAGAAGCAAGCCTGAAAACCAAGGAATCCCACAACCTTTCCATGCGGGAAATGCATGTGATCGAGGCGGTGTGCGACGGCACGCAGGAGGGCAAAAACACGGCTTCGGATATCGCGTGCTCCCAAGGGATTACCGCGGGCACGCTGACGACGACCATCAACACGCTGGTGAAAAAGGGCTTTGTCCAGCGGCAGCAGGACCAGCGCGACAAAAGGGTCGTCCGTATCCTCCCGACCGAAAAGGGAAAAAGCGTAAATGAGGTTCATTCCTCCTTTCACCACAAAATGGTTTCCGCGATCATGTCCGCCATGACGGAGGACGAACTGGCCATGTTTGTAAAGGGGCTGGCCGCGGTGAAAAACTTTTTTGAAAGCAACAAAAAATAG
- a CDS encoding homocysteine S-methyltransferase family protein: MGILEDLGKRMVFFDGGMGTLLQENGLGPGELPELWNLTRPELIKEIHSRYRAAGADILTTNTFGANPIKLHGCGRSTEEIVAAAVALAREAAHGALVAMDIGPTGKLLRPLGDLDFEDAVSAFSRAAAAGEKAGADLILIETMSDTYECKAAVLAAKESTRLPVFVTMVVDEQGKLLTGGDIPAAAALLEGLGVDAVGLNCGFGPGQMKKFLPQMTQACSLPVIVTPNAGLPRTEGDKTVFDVKPEEFAAVMEEIAKEGAWILGGCCGTTPEHIAAVVRRCKDLSPRPIVPKNRTVVSSFARAVVFGEKPVLIGERINPTGKSRLKQALRDNDMDYLLREAITQQENGAHILDVNVGLPEIDEPALLRRAVMEIQGISDLPLQLDTSDPKAMEGAMRIYNGKPLINSVNGKAESMEAIFPLVKKYGGAVIALTLDENGIPATAQGRFEIAEKIVRTAREYGIDKKDIVFDTLAMTISAGQENAAITLEALRLIRDRLDIHTSLGVSNISFGLPQREHINAAFFTMALQNGLGAAIVNPNSAAMMDAYHAYCALSGSDEQCMDYIARYSAQKAEAAPPPAAGEISLLDAVVRGLKESAHAAALRLVETEEPLAIINTQMIPALDRVGKDFEQGVLFLPQLLMSAEAAKSAFEVIRVKMTVNGEQTKKEKIILATVKGDIHDIGKNIVKVLLENYSYDVIDLGKDVPPETVVDAAEEGGVKLVGLSALMTTTVSNMAETIRQLHERVPDCRVMVGGAVLTPEYAQQIHADAYSRDAMGSVHYAQKLFGGE; the protein is encoded by the coding sequence ATGGGAATACTGGAAGACCTGGGAAAACGCATGGTCTTTTTTGACGGCGGCATGGGAACTCTTTTACAGGAAAACGGCCTCGGCCCCGGCGAGCTGCCGGAGCTGTGGAACCTGACCCGCCCCGAGCTGATCAAAGAAATTCATAGCAGGTACCGCGCGGCGGGCGCGGATATCCTGACCACCAATACCTTCGGCGCAAACCCGATCAAGCTGCACGGCTGCGGCCGTTCCACGGAGGAAATCGTAGCCGCCGCGGTGGCCCTTGCCAGAGAAGCCGCCCATGGCGCGCTGGTCGCCATGGACATCGGCCCGACCGGGAAGCTGCTCAGGCCGCTCGGCGACCTCGATTTCGAGGACGCCGTTTCCGCCTTTTCCCGGGCCGCCGCCGCGGGGGAAAAAGCCGGGGCCGACCTGATCCTGATTGAGACCATGAGCGATACCTACGAGTGCAAGGCCGCCGTGCTCGCCGCAAAGGAGAGCACCCGGCTGCCCGTTTTCGTCACCATGGTCGTGGATGAGCAGGGCAAGCTGCTGACCGGCGGCGACATCCCGGCGGCGGCCGCGCTGCTGGAGGGCCTCGGGGTGGACGCCGTGGGGCTCAACTGCGGGTTCGGCCCCGGGCAGATGAAAAAATTCCTCCCGCAGATGACACAGGCGTGTTCCCTGCCCGTGATCGTGACCCCCAACGCCGGGCTGCCCCGCACCGAAGGGGACAAAACCGTGTTTGACGTAAAGCCGGAGGAATTCGCCGCCGTGATGGAGGAAATCGCGAAGGAGGGCGCCTGGATTCTGGGCGGCTGCTGCGGCACGACCCCGGAGCATATCGCGGCGGTGGTGCGGCGGTGCAAAGACCTTTCCCCGCGTCCCATCGTCCCGAAAAACCGCACGGTGGTTTCCTCGTTCGCCCGGGCGGTCGTGTTCGGCGAAAAGCCGGTGCTGATCGGCGAGCGCATCAACCCCACGGGCAAATCCCGGCTGAAACAGGCGCTGCGCGACAACGATATGGATTACCTGCTGCGGGAGGCGATTACCCAGCAGGAAAACGGCGCCCATATTCTCGATGTGAACGTCGGCCTGCCGGAAATCGACGAACCCGCGCTCCTTCGCCGCGCGGTCATGGAGATTCAGGGGATTTCCGACCTTCCCCTTCAGCTCGACACCTCCGACCCGAAGGCGATGGAAGGGGCCATGCGCATTTACAACGGCAAGCCTCTGATCAATTCGGTCAACGGGAAAGCCGAATCGATGGAGGCGATCTTCCCGCTCGTGAAAAAGTACGGCGGCGCCGTGATCGCGCTGACGCTGGACGAAAACGGGATTCCGGCCACGGCGCAGGGCCGATTTGAAATCGCGGAAAAGATTGTGAGGACGGCCCGGGAATACGGGATTGACAAAAAAGACATTGTTTTCGACACGCTGGCCATGACCATCAGCGCCGGGCAGGAAAACGCCGCCATTACGCTGGAAGCCCTGCGGCTGATCCGCGACCGGCTGGACATCCACACCTCGCTCGGCGTTTCCAATATTTCGTTCGGTCTGCCCCAGCGGGAACACATCAACGCCGCGTTTTTCACCATGGCGCTGCAGAACGGGCTGGGAGCCGCGATCGTCAACCCCAATTCCGCCGCGATGATGGACGCGTACCATGCGTACTGCGCGCTCAGCGGCAGCGACGAGCAGTGCATGGACTATATCGCCCGCTATTCCGCGCAGAAAGCGGAAGCCGCGCCTCCGCCCGCCGCGGGGGAAATCTCTTTGCTGGACGCGGTGGTGCGCGGTTTGAAGGAAAGCGCGCACGCGGCGGCGCTCCGGCTGGTGGAAACGGAGGAACCGCTCGCTATCATCAATACCCAGATGATTCCCGCGCTTGACCGGGTGGGGAAGGATTTCGAGCAGGGCGTGCTGTTCCTGCCCCAGCTCCTGATGAGCGCGGAGGCCGCCAAGTCGGCGTTTGAGGTGATCCGGGTGAAAATGACTGTCAACGGGGAGCAGACGAAGAAGGAAAAAATCATCCTCGCGACCGTCAAGGGCGATATCCACGATATCGGCAAAAATATCGTCAAGGTCCTGCTGGAAAATTACAGCTACGACGTGATCGACCTCGGAAAGGACGTTCCCCCCGAAACGGTGGTGGACGCGGCGGAGGAGGGCGGCGTGAAGCTGGTCGGGCTCAGCGCGCTGATGACGACCACCGTTTCCAATATGGCGGAGACCATCCGCCAGCTGCACGAAAGGGTGCCGGACTGCCGGGTGATGGTCGGCGGCGCGGTGCTCACGCCCGAATACGCGCAGCAGATTCACGCGGACGCCTATTCCCGGGACGCGATGGGTTCGGTGCATTACGCGCAGAAGCTGTTCGGCGGGGAGTGA
- the sdaAB gene encoding L-serine ammonia-lyase, iron-sulfur-dependent subunit beta, giving the protein MNVFDIIGPVMIGPSSSHTAGAVRIGRIAGALLDGKPVSAHILLHGSFAKTYRGHGTDKALVAGIMGMSPSDPRIRDSLALAKERNLSVVFEKGEIEGAHPNTAVITLTDGQGHTATLQGASVGGGNIVISEINGMKVDVTGQQTTLLILHRDVPGVIAHVTNYIASQGVNIGNFKLTRGHKGETALMTIEVDGEFSRESNAGIEKLPDVLRSTMLRPD; this is encoded by the coding sequence ATGAATGTTTTTGATATTATCGGGCCGGTGATGATCGGCCCGTCAAGCTCCCACACGGCGGGCGCCGTAAGAATCGGACGGATCGCCGGCGCGCTGCTGGACGGCAAACCCGTGAGCGCGCACATTCTGCTGCACGGCTCCTTTGCGAAAACATACCGCGGGCACGGAACGGACAAGGCCCTTGTCGCCGGAATCATGGGCATGTCCCCAAGCGACCCCCGCATCCGCGACAGCCTTGCGCTCGCGAAGGAACGGAACCTTTCCGTCGTCTTTGAAAAGGGCGAAATCGAGGGGGCTCACCCCAACACGGCGGTGATTACCCTGACGGACGGGCAGGGGCATACCGCGACCCTGCAGGGCGCTTCCGTGGGCGGCGGAAACATCGTCATCAGCGAAATCAACGGGATGAAGGTGGACGTCACCGGGCAGCAGACCACGCTTCTGATCCTGCACCGGGACGTCCCCGGGGTAATCGCGCACGTGACGAACTACATCGCCTCGCAGGGGGTCAACATCGGCAACTTCAAGCTGACCCGCGGGCACAAGGGCGAAACGGCGCTGATGACCATCGAGGTCGACGGCGAATTCAGCCGGGAAAGCAACGCCGGGATCGAAAAGCTGCCGGACGTCCTCCGCTCGACCATGCTGCGGCCGGACTGA
- a CDS encoding beta-ketoacyl-ACP synthase III, producing MSFTIIGTGSAFPACTKTNGELSLLMDTSDEWISTRTGIKSRHISTSETLCDYAAEAAARALKDASTAPEELDLIICSTARGDHITPSLACEIQQRLGAVCPAFDLNAACTGFVYALDVAFSYFSANRAKRILIVSAEAMSRLLDWKDRSTCVLFGDGAGAAVLAPGNSLLSIKIGAKGDTAPLYAENTRGNCPYSQVKQVDPYLKMNGKDVYKFAVAAMCGDLVQVIREAGLTEADVDFVLPHQANLRIIDAAIGKLSIAPEKYRHNIERFGNTSSASIPILLDELHRAGELHAGNILALTAFGGGMTTGACILRWGRKDGSGQKEGEDCR from the coding sequence ATGAGCTTTACGATCATCGGTACGGGAAGCGCGTTTCCGGCGTGCACAAAGACCAACGGGGAACTGTCGCTCCTGATGGATACTTCGGATGAATGGATCTCCACGCGCACAGGGATCAAAAGCAGGCACATTTCCACTTCGGAAACCCTGTGCGACTATGCCGCCGAAGCGGCGGCGCGCGCACTGAAGGACGCTTCCACGGCGCCGGAGGAGCTGGACCTGATCATCTGCTCCACCGCGCGGGGCGATCATATTACGCCGTCTCTTGCATGCGAAATCCAGCAAAGGCTGGGTGCGGTCTGTCCGGCGTTCGACCTGAACGCGGCCTGTACCGGCTTTGTCTATGCGCTGGATGTCGCTTTTTCTTATTTTTCGGCAAACAGGGCAAAAAGAATCCTGATTGTGTCGGCGGAGGCCATGTCCAGGCTGCTGGACTGGAAGGACCGCTCCACCTGCGTGCTTTTCGGCGACGGGGCCGGCGCGGCGGTGCTGGCGCCGGGGAACAGCCTGCTTTCCATCAAAATCGGGGCGAAGGGCGACACCGCCCCGCTCTACGCGGAAAATACGCGGGGCAACTGCCCGTATTCTCAGGTGAAACAGGTGGACCCGTACCTGAAAATGAACGGCAAGGATGTCTATAAATTCGCCGTGGCCGCCATGTGCGGTGACCTTGTACAGGTCATCCGCGAAGCGGGGCTGACGGAAGCGGACGTGGATTTTGTCCTGCCCCATCAGGCAAACCTGCGGATTATCGACGCGGCGATCGGAAAGCTTTCCATTGCGCCGGAAAAATACCGGCACAATATTGAACGGTTCGGCAACACCTCCTCGGCGAGCATCCCCATCCTGCTGGATGAGCTCCACCGGGCGGGGGAGCTGCACGCCGGAAATATCCTGGCGCTGACCGCCTTTGGCGGCGGCATGACCACCGGGGCCTGCATCCTCCGCTGGGGGCGAAAGGACGGTTCCGGTCAAAAAGAAGGTGAGGACTGCAGATGA
- a CDS encoding DegV family protein yields the protein MAIKIITDSTSDIALDRQAELGIEIVSLSVHFGDREYVDGVDLTKPQFFQMLHDSAELPTTAQVNPERFEKLFEKYRNSGDEVIGIFISGKLSGTYQSAVIAKQALGAENIHLIDSLTVSFGLALLVYEMLRLRDAGKTAAEICSAVEELKKRQRFYAIIDTLKYLKMGGRLSASSAFIGSMLHIKPIVSIENGEIKAFDKKKGHKAAALRIAEMMEKEKPDPAHRVFFGDTDSPQFLNLLKDAAGSVADISDSEMIALGSVVGTHGGPGCVGVSYIAQGDS from the coding sequence ATGGCTATTAAGATTATAACGGACAGCACGTCGGATATTGCCCTTGACCGTCAGGCCGAGCTCGGGATCGAAATCGTTTCCCTGAGCGTGCATTTCGGCGACAGGGAATATGTGGACGGTGTTGACCTTACCAAACCGCAGTTTTTTCAGATGCTTCACGACAGCGCGGAGCTTCCCACCACGGCGCAGGTCAACCCCGAACGGTTTGAAAAATTATTTGAAAAATACAGGAATAGCGGCGACGAGGTCATCGGTATTTTCATTTCAGGCAAGCTCAGCGGGACCTATCAGTCCGCGGTGATCGCCAAACAGGCGCTGGGAGCGGAAAATATCCATCTGATCGATTCGCTGACCGTCAGCTTCGGGCTGGCGCTTCTGGTTTATGAGATGCTCAGGCTGAGGGACGCCGGAAAAACCGCGGCGGAAATCTGCTCCGCGGTGGAAGAGCTGAAAAAGAGGCAGAGGTTTTACGCCATTATCGATACGCTGAAATATCTGAAAATGGGCGGCAGGCTGTCGGCCTCCTCCGCTTTTATCGGTTCCATGCTCCACATCAAGCCGATCGTCTCGATCGAAAACGGCGAAATCAAGGCGTTTGACAAAAAGAAGGGGCACAAGGCGGCCGCCCTGCGCATTGCGGAGATGATGGAGAAGGAAAAACCGGACCCCGCTCACCGCGTCTTTTTCGGCGACACCGATTCCCCGCAGTTTCTGAACCTTCTGAAGGACGCGGCGGGGTCCGTCGCGGACATTTCGGACAGCGAGATGATCGCCCTCGGGTCGGTCGTCGGTACTCACGGCGGGCCGGGCTGCGTGGGCGTATCCTATATTGCGCAGGGGGATTCCTGA
- the sdaAA gene encoding L-serine ammonia-lyase, iron-sulfur-dependent, subunit alpha, which yields MGIYYSVEDLVGAAARENKKISEIVLEDQARELEKPEPELYRTMLESFRVMQQSVEDGIDPDMRSVSGLSGGGAYKMKQAVDKGRTLCGKVFGTALVRALAVSESNACMGKIVAAPTAGSCGIIPAALLTVMEDRELPERDVVMALFTASAFGMVIANNASISGAQGGCQAECGAASAMAAAALTELAGGTPQMAGHACAIAMKNILGLVCDPVAGLVEIPCIKRNAMGVANAFVGAELALAGIQSAIPADEVIVAMKRIGDAMPRSLKETSEGGLAATPTGKRLKKEIFGDS from the coding sequence ATGGGAATTTATTATTCGGTGGAAGACCTTGTGGGCGCGGCCGCAAGGGAAAATAAAAAAATATCGGAGATCGTTCTGGAGGACCAGGCGCGCGAGCTGGAAAAACCGGAGCCGGAACTGTACCGGACGATGCTGGAAAGCTTCCGGGTGATGCAGCAGTCCGTCGAGGACGGCATTGACCCGGACATGCGCTCGGTGAGCGGACTTTCGGGCGGCGGCGCGTACAAAATGAAGCAGGCGGTGGACAAGGGCCGCACCCTTTGCGGCAAAGTGTTCGGCACCGCGCTGGTGCGCGCGCTCGCGGTCTCGGAAAGCAACGCCTGCATGGGCAAGATCGTCGCCGCGCCGACCGCCGGCTCCTGCGGGATCATCCCAGCGGCGCTGCTGACGGTGATGGAGGACCGGGAGCTTCCGGAGCGCGACGTGGTGATGGCGCTGTTCACCGCCTCCGCGTTCGGCATGGTGATCGCCAACAACGCGAGCATTTCCGGCGCGCAGGGCGGCTGCCAGGCGGAATGCGGCGCGGCCTCCGCCATGGCAGCGGCGGCGCTGACGGAGCTGGCGGGCGGGACCCCGCAGATGGCGGGGCACGCCTGCGCCATCGCGATGAAAAATATTCTGGGCCTTGTGTGCGACCCGGTGGCGGGGCTGGTGGAAATCCCGTGCATCAAGCGCAACGCCATGGGCGTGGCCAACGCGTTTGTGGGCGCGGAGCTGGCGCTGGCCGGAATCCAGAGCGCGATTCCCGCCGACGAGGTGATCGTCGCGATGAAGCGGATCGGCGACGCGATGCCCCGCAGCCTGAAGGAGACCTCCGAAGGCGGGCTTGCCGCCACACCGACCGGAAAACGCCTGAAAAAAGAGATTTTCGGGGATAGCTAA
- the fabK gene encoding enoyl-[acyl-carrier-protein] reductase FabK, with the protein MIKTPLCELLGIEYPILQGGMAWIADASLAAAVSNGGGLGLISAMNANAEWVKGEIRRAKTLTDKPFGVNIMLMSPYAQEVARLVIDEGVPVVTTGAGNPSQYMAAWLEAGVKVLPVVASTGIAKRVARCGAVAVIAEGCESGGHIGELTTMTLVPQVCDAVDIPVVAAGGIADGRGIAAAFLLGAAGVQVGTRFLVANECGVHQNYKNKILHAKDIDTLTTGKRTGHPVRALKTAFTREFAKKEYDADVSVKDLEAFGSGALRRAAVEGDEKNGCFMAGQIAAIVDKEQPAAEIIREMFGEAETVLGGAGKWVK; encoded by the coding sequence ATGATCAAGACACCATTGTGTGAGCTGCTCGGGATCGAATATCCCATTCTACAGGGAGGAATGGCCTGGATCGCGGACGCTTCCCTTGCCGCCGCGGTTTCCAACGGCGGCGGGCTGGGCCTGATTTCCGCCATGAACGCGAACGCGGAATGGGTGAAGGGCGAAATCCGCAGGGCGAAAACGCTGACGGACAAACCGTTCGGCGTCAATATCATGCTGATGAGCCCTTACGCGCAGGAGGTCGCCCGGCTCGTCATTGACGAGGGGGTGCCGGTGGTAACGACCGGCGCGGGAAACCCTTCGCAGTATATGGCCGCATGGCTGGAAGCGGGCGTCAAGGTGCTGCCCGTGGTGGCCTCCACCGGCATCGCGAAGCGCGTCGCCCGGTGCGGCGCGGTCGCCGTCATCGCGGAGGGCTGCGAATCGGGCGGCCACATCGGCGAGCTGACCACCATGACGCTGGTGCCGCAGGTGTGCGACGCGGTGGATATCCCCGTCGTTGCGGCGGGCGGCATTGCGGACGGCCGGGGAATCGCGGCGGCGTTTTTGCTCGGCGCGGCCGGCGTGCAGGTAGGAACCCGGTTTTTGGTGGCAAACGAATGCGGGGTCCATCAGAATTATAAGAATAAAATCCTTCACGCGAAGGATATCGATACCCTGACGACCGGCAAGCGTACCGGGCATCCGGTGCGGGCGCTGAAAACCGCCTTTACCCGTGAATTCGCCAAAAAAGAATACGACGCCGATGTTTCCGTAAAGGATCTGGAGGCGTTCGGTTCCGGCGCGCTGCGCCGCGCCGCCGTGGAGGGCGACGAGAAAAACGGATGCTTTATGGCGGGCCAGATCGCGGCCATTGTCGATAAAGAGCAGCCC